From a single Chiloscyllium punctatum isolate Juve2018m chromosome 29, sChiPun1.3, whole genome shotgun sequence genomic region:
- the LOC140454465 gene encoding uncharacterized protein produces MEPVVQGRVTKELKMSEMVELIVETAAEAGATGFSVSGGGKEGIFVKEVLKDSRAARALNLKEGDQLLSAKVFFDNAKYEDVLKILQSAEPYKVAFCLKRTVPSADVAISSETGSLELKGPEAKKTKLSIKSMSPVKKTKRLMKGKVLSKEEADVELDVPVDVEFAFPKFSTFKRLTITSPKEAAALKGDAKFIHPEVEAELTLGEGQVKDKKRKLKFPGFWPSESGRAKLDTLEPPKEKGAVSVKVPQVTMKELEGAGVEVKAGAKVPALNLLSATRKGKVDVPTSKSKTELKMSDGAEVSAGEMPEGKLILGLPAKAPQVEIDIGLPKAEIDVKGPSVEEEGKGPSFKLKMPSFGLKDSEVVDKTGLTSKVERRETEADPDDKLKMPQMSMPSIDISVPKMKQTEEVDVPKRGVEVVIGTYKAEGLEGRVKEFAHKVTTFDVSAPKVKVPDIDISLPKTKADVSATDVKIPDARTAKFEGEIQKSKIGIEGPEVKLKMPKVSLPDFGISVKDKEGGEIEVEGPDAKGPVLKVPKFEVSLPKMKLGEAEVDGTPPTTEARVKVPVSVGQVSKAIMDIKGPQVEGGEAKMKLPSVKMPTIDIAAPKVTIPDVHLPTGKVEVSPPCITADLKMPKVSAGGPRIDGQGPEVSSEGFDLKMKMPKVSLPKFDISIGGKEAEAKVDGKLEAAAEDTKLKGMKIPKFEVSLPKMKQAEAETELPTEADVSGFDLIGKLPSIKMPTIDISAPEIKMPDMKAEVSAPAVEGGFKPPKIGIGVPKIDKQPSELTPEALDLQLKMPKVSLPTFGLSAKDVAGEASGPEVDIKGKMPSVKMPTIDISAPEVKVPELNIDICLPKEKGETAELAVRGDAKVSGVGFKALKVTRESQVPGITPAGTDAMFQMPKVSLPKFEISLKSKDAGEDVDMKAKEGLDVEGLDGSGRSPQLKMPKVAVALPKIKPDEVDISGPTVEADTKSGKRDAKVSKGEVEVEGVESSKVKLKLPSMKMPSIDISTFRTEDLNVDISLPSVKSKPTAEGDFKTDRGGIEGPDAKVKMPKVSLPKFGLKSKVDTEADGSPLKVDGKASSPGAKGKVQVKSKSLDIGIKGPSVNVDTDDLKHKGKEGKLKVPKFKMPTFGTPKKYEEGVDITTPDVETRTSKGKLQVKGAELETGSSEGKGRTSKFGISAFKSKSLDTEVSLSSDTKLSKGKAEVKDPSARMKAPKMDISIKAPDLSTGVPDIKLKMPSFSMPGIGILGSKVEADQEGGTRATSGTSDAEVESKLKMPNIQMPAIEISVPQVKQAGVEGLLQRAEVDVSEVDLKTYGGDLKIPKVKGEVQDMEGKQKAPLVKMPSVDISLPKVKAPDVDLSLSMPKVDASGRKVESEATLLSAEPEDGEFKLKMPKIGMPKFGISGSKEKETGVDISASTDDHTEDPEGKGILFKTRMPKVDLSLPKVKPSEADIEMDASLLEAEGLDAEGKFKMPGFTLPKFSPPKMVAPELDLNIPFSKDKKMASETTEAKTDTQTAGGEFQIKIPQVSLPGFGISSAEGTSTSVDVSLPTDKVKPKAKVEIKTPRVEGGTEVESPEGKTKGGKIKMPKLQISTQKAKTEVDLTAAKEAAKSGTETEGGILKLSLPKFGISPKSTETEVDLELRGSDGKLKESKAKGSMFGISLGKGHKGDGETLGVSRVAEGAFEGNGGRKSDKFKIKMPSVTISGPKVDIDFGRVTDQEAKAAVKEAGGVRIKGEVQAQEVSSESPESRFKMPTLRMPDFSTSGNKASQVTVGTKVMQSERETRRSKVEVDLEGPEADADGKLQMLKVKMPKVEIGLPGEDLDRAGKAEVKAGADAWQIGQVTSEEISAKTFFKMPTVEISTPKIGDSSPGVEGSATEIGLHQLGDRGGSAEGNTDVLQLRMPKIELPSFGSLEPKEGSQARLGDQSSTGATVGSSVSKTKIDFQGPQVSIKGLQVLKGFKGSEMEVTGAEPDASESRLNKLKGKMSKFGVELPKVTQQEEVRMAPGAVKAEGTAKGSYTSLKADIDLPDAELRGSEAKTKTDKARKQVLGFAKARMRGKDLTGHLPEEDIKTSSPKAKGRSKSPSAKGNIGIGTPPEGDNAPVKVKMPNVKMPSFGISLSKSKTAEFNGGLEADRSPRKGEAWKKAAGAEESDDTDSSDGKSKMKLKLPKISFTPVKIPTVDVALGAPASPVAGKSGDASDHVNGEGEMAGSQGMMGKIKLPKVEFSSPYLKAKDSDYEQSLQLVKTEMSVSKDDAGSKSSSGPSPRSSSPRMNGEDAKGKGLKITFSGLQKKSHERDGEPDGSNLVTSTARTEMVLLESSGDARHTKTNKSKSIVGFTSGKSKGTYSVHGTASGLSDSGKVSKLKSTTHGQGDEKEESEMKDKSAKFKLPKFSLGSKSKGVLDVTTTEYENNVMSELQLDDDESTERHFKFQMPKVGFTTVYHEEHISEEKIFEGEGPIMGSKGKKQMKIETLTDKSTSF; encoded by the exons ATGGAGCCTGTGGTCCAGGGCAGAGTAACCAAG GAACTGAAGATGTCCGAGATGGTGGAATTAATTGTGGAGACTGCGGCTGAAGCTGGAGCAACAGGATTTAGTGTGTCTGGTGGAGGCAAAGAAGGAATCTTTGTCAAGGAGGTGCTGAAGGACTCGAGGGCTGCGAGAGCACTCAATCTGAAGGAGG GAGATCAACTTCTCAGTGCCAAGGTCTTCTTTGACAATGCCAAGTACGAAGACGTGCTGAAGATTCTGCAGAGTGCCGAACCATATAAAGTCGCCTTCTGCCTGAAGCGAACAGTGCCTAGTGCTGATGTGGCCATTTCATCAGAGACTGGGAGCCTTGAACTGAAAGGGCCAGAAGCCAAAAAGACCAAACTG AGTATCAAGAGCATGTCACCTGTCAAAAAAACCAAGAGATTAATGAAGGGGAAGGTCCTCAGCAAGGAAGAGGCAGACGTTGAACTGGACGTGCCGGTGGACGTAGAGTTTGCTTTCCCTAAATTCTCCACATTTAAGAGACTGACTATCACTTCCCCCAAGGAAGCAGCAGCTTTGAAAGGTGATGCCAAGTTCATCCATCCCGAGGTGGAAGCTGAACTCACTTTGGGAGAGGGTCAGGtcaaagacaagaagagaaaactCAAGTTCCCAGGCTTCTGGCCCAGTGAGTCAGGGAGGGCCAAACTTGACACCTTAGAGCCACCAAAGGAGAAAGGTGCTGTCTCAGTAAAGGTGCCACAGGTCACAATGAAAGAACTTGAAGGCGCTGGGGTGGAGGTGAAGGCTGGAGCTAAAGTCCCCGCTCTCAATCTGTTATCTgcgacgagaaaagggaaagtaGATGTCCCCACTTCCAAAAGTAAAACTGAACTCAAGATGTCTGATGGAGCGGAGGTATCTGCTGGAGAAATGCCTGAAGGTAAATTGATCCTTGGACTCCCAGCGAAAGCCCCTCAGGTTGAGATAGATATTGGCTTACCGAAAGCTGAAATCGACGTCAAAGGCCCATCAGTTGAAGAAGAGGGCAAAGGGCCCAGCTTTAAGCTGAAGATGCCGTCATTTGGGCTAAAGGACAGTGAGGTTGTAGATAAGACGGGTCTCACCAGCAAAGTGGAAAGACGAGAAACTGAAGCTGACCCAGACGACAAACTGAAGATGCCTCAGATGTCGATGCCTAGCATTGACATCTCTGTACCAAAAATGAAACAAACCGAAGAGGTGGATGTGCCTAAACGAGGCGTAGAAGTTGTTATTGGTACTTATAAAGCAGAAGGCTTGGAGGGAAGAGTTAAAGAATTTGCTCACAAAGTCACAACATTTGATGTTTCAGCCCCCAAAGTCAAGGTGCCCGATATTGACATCAGCCTGCCAAAGACTAAAGCTGATGTTTCAGCCACAGATGTTAAGATCCCTGACGCTAGAACTGCAAAGTTTGAGGGCGAAATCCAGAAGTCAAAGATTGGTATCGAAGGGCCGGAGGTCAAGTTGAAGATGCCTAAAGTATCGCTCCCAGACTTTGGCATCTCTGTCAAGGACAAGGAAGGTGGGGAAATAGAAGTTGAAGGCCCTGATGCAAAAGGTCCAGTGTTAAAGGTCCCAAAATTCGAAGTCTCGCTTCCCAAAATGAAACTGGGAGAAGCTGAAGTTGATGGGACCCCACCAACAACTGAGGCACGTGTGAAAGTTCCTGTGTCTGTGGGACAGGTTTCCAAGGCCATAATGGACATCAAGGGCCCTcaagtggaaggaggtgaggcaAAAATGAAACTGCCCTCAGTGAAAATGCCAACCATTGACATTGCAGCGCCAAAGGTAACAATTCCAGATGTTCACCTCCCAACTGGTAAAGTAGAGGTCTCTCCTCCATGCATTACAGCTGATTTGAAAATGCCTAAAGTCAGTGCGGGAGGGCCAAGGATTGATGGGCAAGGGCCTGAAGTGAGTTCTGAGGGTTTCGACCTGAAGATGAAAATGCCAAAGGTGTCCCTTCCGAAGTTTGATATCTCAATTGGTGGCAAAGAGGCTGAGGCAAAAGTGGATGGAAAACTAGAGGCAGCTGCTGAAGACACTAAGCTCAAAGGAATGAAGATCCCCAAATTTGAGGTGTCCCTCCCCAAAATGAAACAGGCAGAAGCTGAAACCGAGCTTCCAACTGAAGCAGATGTAAGTGGCTTTGATTTgattggaaaactgccatccATCAAAATGCCAACAATTGACATTTCAGCCCCTGAGATTAAGATGCCTGACATGAAGGCAGAGGTCTCAGCTCCGGCTGTTGAAGGTGGCTTCAAGCCTCCGAAAATTGGCATTGGAGTCCCAAAGATTGACAAGCAACCTTCGGAATTGACACCAGAGGCCCTCGATCTGCAGTTGAAGATGCCAAAAGTGTCGCTGCCAACCTTTGGCCTATCAGCCAAAGATGTGGCAGGGGAAGCTAGTGGCCCTGAGGTGGACATTAAGGGGAAAATGCCGTCAGTCAAAATGCCAACTATTGATATCTCAGCGCCTGAGGTCAAAGTACCTGAGCTAAACATTGACATCTGCCTTCcgaaagaaaaaggagaaactgCTGAGCTTGCCGTCAGAGGGGATGCTAAggtctctggtgttggctttaaaGCACTAAAGGTTACCAGGGAGAGCCAAGTGCCTGGAATCACCCCAGCAGGCACTGATGCTATGTTTCAAATGCCAAAGGTATCACTTCCAAAGTTTGAAATTTCACTAAAGAGCAAAGATGCCGGAGAAGACGTTGACATGAAAGCAAAGGAAGGATTGGACGTTGAAGGTCTAGACGGGAGTGGAAGGAGTCCACAGCTTAAAATGCCCAAAGTGGCAGTGGCTCTTCCTAAGATTAAGCCAGATGAGGTTGACATATCTGGCCCAACAGTTGAAGCCGACACCAAATCTGGCAAACGAGACGCTAAAGTCTCAAAGGGTGAGGTCGAGGTGGAGGGAGTTGAAAGTTCAAAGGTTAAACTGAAACTGCCGTCGATGAAAATGCCATCCATTGATATTTCTACCTTTCGGACGGAGGACCTGAATGTTGACATCAGTCTTCCTTCAGTGAAATCAAAGCCAACTGCTGAAGGCGATTTCAAGACTGACAGAGGTGGCATTGAAGGACCTGATGCCAAAGTGAAAATGCCCAAAGTGTCTCTGCCAAAATTTGGTTTGAAGAGCAAAGTGGACACGGAGGCAGATGGCAGCCCACTGAAAGTTGACGGGAAAGCATCTTCGCCAGGAGCAAAGGGAAAAGTTCAAGTCAAAAGTAAATCCCTCGACATTGGGATCAAAGGGCCTTCTGTCAATGTAGACACTgatgatttaaagcataaagggAAGGAAGGCAAGCTTAAAGTTCCCAAGTTCAAAATGCCGACATTTGGAACACCCAAAAAATATGAAGAGGGTGTTGACATCACCACCCCTGATGTTGAAACACGCACTTCAAAAGGCAAGCTTCAGGTTAAAGGAGCAGAGCTTGAAACAGGAAGCTCAGAGGGAAAAGGCAGGACTTCCAAATTTGGGATTTCGGCGTTCAAAAGCAAATCCCTGGATACTGAAGTGAGTCTTTCCTCAGATACTAAGTTGTCAAAGGGGAAAGCTGAGGTGAAAGATCCTAGTGCTAGGATGAAAGCGCCTAAGATGGACATCAGCATTAAGGCCCCTGATCTGAGCACTGGAGTCCCTGACATCAAACTGAAGATGCCTTCCTTCTCAATGCCCGGCATTGGTATATTGGGATCAAAAGTAGAAGCAGACCAGGAAGGGGGGACCAGGGCCACGTCTGGTACTTCTGATGCCGAAGTAGAAAGCAAGTTGAAAATGCCAAATATACAGATGCCAGCCATTGAAATTTCAGTGCCTCAGGTAAAGCAGGCAGGCGTTGAAGGACTGTTGCAAAGGGCAGAGGTCGATGTCTCAGAAGTCGATCTGAAAACTTATGGGGGAGATTTAAAGATTCCAAAGGTGAAAGGTGAGGTGCAGGACATGGAAGGGAAACAGAAGGCTCCGTTGGTGAAAATGCCATCCGTCGACATTTCATTGCCCAAAGTTAAAGCTCCAGATGTTGACCTGAGTTTGTCCATGCCCAAGGTTGATGCCTCAGGGCGAAAGGTTGAAAGTGAGGCTACTTTACTAAGCGCTGAACCTGAAGATGGAGAATTCAAACTAAAAATGCCCAAGATTGGGATGCCCAAGTTTGGCATATCTGGGTCAAAGGAGAAAGAGACTGGTGTTGATATTTCGGCTTCTACAGATGATCATACAGAGGATCCTGAAGGTAAAGGGATTCTGTTCAAAACAAGAATGCCTAAAGTTGACCTTTCTCTCCCCAAAGTTAAACCATCAGAAGCTGATATTGAGATGGATGCCTCTCTGCTtgaggctgagggacttgatgcAGAAGGAAAATTCAAAATGCCTGGATTTACTCTTCCAAAGTTCTCACCACCGAAAATGGTGGCCCCAGAGCTAGACCTCAATATCCCGTTTTCCAAAGATAAAAAGATGGCTAGTGAGACAACAGAGGCCAAAACCGATACTCAGACTGCAGGGGGTGAATTTCAAATAAAGATCCCTCAGGTGTCTTTGCCTGGTTTTGGCATTTCATCAGCAGAGGGGACCAGCACGAGTGTGGACGTCAGTCTTCCGACCGACAAAGTGAAACCAAAAGCAAAAGTAGAAATTAAAACCCCTCGAGTGGAGGGAGGGACTGAAGTAGAAAGCCCCGAGGGGAAGACCAAAGGGGGCAAAATCAAGATGCCCAAGTTGCAAATCAGCACCCAAAAGGCCAAGACCGAAGTGGATTTGACTGCAGCAAAAGAGGCTGCTAAATctggcactgaaacagagggaggaaTATTGAAATTGAGCCTGCCGAAATTTGGGATTTCACCAAAATCTACTGAAACAGAAGTCGATTTAGAGCTACGGGGCTCGGATGGGAAGCTCAAAGAATCCAAAGCGAAAGGGTCCATGTTTGGCATCTCACTTGGGAAAGGCCACAAGGGCGATGGTGAAACTCTGGGAGTTTCCAGGGTGGCCGAGGGAGCCTTCGAAGGAAATGGTGGCAGGAAGTCGGACAAGTTCAAGATTAAGATGCCGTCGGTCACCATCTCTGGCCCAAAGGTGGACATCGATTTTGGCAGAGTTACCGACCAAGAGGCCAAAGCTGCAGTGAAAGAAGCAGGGGGAGTCAGGATAAAAGGTGAGGTCCAGGCCCAGGAAGTGAGCTCAGAGAGTCCCGAGTCCCGATTTAAAATGCCCACATTGAGGATGCCAGATTTTAGCACTTCTGGCAACAAAGCCAGTCAGGTGACGGTGGGAACCAAGGTGATGCAGTCAGAAAGGGAAACCCGCAGATCGAAAGTTGAGGTGGATCTTGAGGGACCAGAGGCGGACGCAGATGGGAAGCTCCAGATGCTGAAGGTGAAGATGCCCAAAGTTGAGATTGGCTTGCCAGGAGAGGACTTGGACAGAGCCGGAAAAGCGGAGGTCAAAGCTGGAGCAGACGCATGGCAGATTGGccaagtgacttcagaagaaataTCTGCCAAGACGTTCTTCAAGATGCCTACTGTTGAGATTTCAACACCCAAGATCGGAGATTCATCGCCTGGGGTGGAAGGAAGCGCCACTGAAATTGGCCTCCATCAACTGGGTGACAGAGGAGGCTCAGCGGAGGGGAACACTGATGTCCTTCAGCTGAGGATGCCCAAGATTGAGCTGCCCTCGTTTGGCTCATTGGAACCCAAAGAGGGCAGTCAGGCACGATTGGGAGATCAAAGTAGCACAGGGGCTACCGTGGGTTCCTCAGTGTCAAAGACGAAAATAGACTTTCAAGGGCCACAAGTGAGCATCAAAGGGTTGCAAGTTCTGAAAGGTTTCAAAGGTTCTGAAATGGAGGTGACTGGAGCAGAGCCAGATGCTTCAGAAAGCAGACTGAATAAGCTGAAAGGGAAAATGTCAAAGTTCGGTGTGGAGTTGCCAAAAGTCACACAGCAAGAGGAAGTGAGGATGGCCCCTGGTGCAGTTAAGGCTGAGGGCACAGCAAAGGGAAGTTATACATCACTTAAGGCTGACATTGACTTGCCTGATGCAGAGCTCAGGggatctgaagcaaaaacaaaaactgacAAAGCCAGAAAGCAGGTGCTCGGCTTTGCGAAGGCCAGAATGAGAGGCAAGGACTTGACCGGCCATTTACCGGAAGAAGATATCAAAACGTCTTCACCCAAGGCCAAAGGACGTAGCAAATCGCCATCTGCGAAGGGGAACATTGGCATTGGAACTCCACCAGAGGGTGATAATGCACCGGTCAAAGTAAAAATGCCCAATGTGAAGATGCCGAGCTTTGGAATCTCCTTGTCTAAAAGTAAAACTGCGGAATTCAACGGGGGTTTGGAGGCTGACAGGTCCCCAAGAAAAGGAGAGGCCTGGAAGAAGGCTGCAGGAGCTGAGGAAAGTGATGACACGGATAGTTCGGATGGGAAATCCAAAATGAAATTGAAGTTGCCCAAGATCAGTTTCACGCCTGTTAAAATACCCACGGTTGATGTTGCTTTGGGTGCACCTGCTTCACCTGTTGCAGGGAAATCAGGCGATGCCTCGGACCATGTCAATGGAGAGGGTGAGATGGCTGGCAGCCAAGGCATGATGGGAAAAATCAAGCTGCCAAAAGTGGAATTTTCCTCGCCATACCTGAAAGCCAAAGACAGTGACTATGAGCAAAGCCTTCAACTGGTCAAAACAGAAATGTCAGTGTCGAAAGATGATGCCGGGTCCAAATCCAGTTCTGGCCCATCTCCCAGGTCCTCATCCCCACGAATGAATGGAGAGGACGCAAAAGGCAAAGGACTGAAAATAACCTTCTCAGGCCTCCAAAAGAAAAGCCATGAAAGGGATGGAGAGCCAGATGGGTCAAATCTGGTGACATCAACAGCCAGGACTGAGATGGTTCTGCTGGAGTCCAGTGGGGATGCCAGACATACCAAGACTAACAAGTCAAAATCCATAGTGGGCTTTACTTCAGGTAAATCCAAAGGAACGTACTCTGTTCATGGCACTGCATCAGGCCTCTCTGACTCCGGGAAAGTGTCCAAACTAAAGAGTACCACACACGGTCAAGGGGATGAGAAAGAAGAGTCGGAAATGAAGGATAAGTCTGCTAAATTCAAACTCCCCAAGTTCTCCCTTGGCTCCAAGTCTAAAGGGGTGTTGGACGTCACCACTACGGAATACGAAAACAATGTTATGTCAGAACTACAGCTCGACGATGATGAGTCCACAGAAAGACACTTTAAATTCCAAATGCCCAAAGTAGGCTTCACAACCGTCTACCATGAGGAGCACATTTCTGAGGAGAAGATCTTTGAAGGGGAAGGTCCTATCATGGGGTCGAAGGGCAAAAAACAGATGAAAATTGAAACTCTGACTGATAAGTCAACGAGCTTTTAA